In Xenorhabdus nematophila ATCC 19061, one DNA window encodes the following:
- a CDS encoding ShlB/FhaC/HecB family hemolysin secretion/activation protein, with translation MIKRTAIFILLCTSFQVCALSEVPGMTFPTDETRRTLQDSSREIDLLIEERRHQGLINRSHNISPQTVSPALEEAPPCLAITGVYLQGITLLSIRDLNTLSALPDSCITSNNINELSAEITNLYIAKGYITARVQFIPPNSNGELGLNVVEGFIEAIEGGDRWVNSRTLFPNLTNKPLNLNQLDQGLDQANRLRSNKTTLDILPGTVNGGSIIKLYNQHTSPWRITTTTDNYGQKNTGKWINRLSASIDSPLGLSDFISLSGSSTIDKPNTQYNRAYTLLYSIPYGSLTFSGFNSYSQYTSHPHLNLNRVELHGNSQQTGIRTDWVFHRSQSQISTLNTQLIYKDYNNYFNESRIGVSSQTLSIFELGISHLQLIPAGIISLDIGIAQGMPWFSNQTATSHLNTTFTKGKFSANWQQRFKFLDTSYQFNSQFHTQYSRDGLPGVEWLTVTDRNAVRGFSKNVLSGDNGWYLRNTFSHSIPISNASLSLRAGMDIGQTKGYRSQYGKRSSAGLSAGLTLRYQNLFADIEVSRGKLLSHQQPRDSDEPTQLLTRFSYTF, from the coding sequence ATGATTAAAAGGACGGCAATTTTCATCTTATTATGTACTTCATTTCAGGTATGTGCATTATCTGAAGTCCCCGGTATGACTTTCCCTACAGATGAAACAAGAAGAACGCTACAAGATAGTTCAAGGGAAATAGATCTATTAATCGAAGAACGCCGCCATCAAGGGTTGATTAATCGCTCACATAACATTTCACCACAAACCGTTTCTCCTGCACTGGAAGAAGCCCCGCCATGTCTGGCTATCACGGGTGTTTATCTTCAAGGCATCACGCTGCTTTCCATTCGTGATCTCAATACACTCAGCGCCCTGCCGGATAGCTGCATTACCAGCAACAATATCAATGAATTGTCAGCAGAAATTACCAACCTTTATATTGCTAAAGGCTATATTACGGCGCGGGTACAGTTTATTCCCCCCAATTCAAATGGCGAGCTGGGACTGAATGTGGTTGAAGGTTTTATTGAGGCAATAGAAGGTGGTGATCGTTGGGTCAACAGCCGAACACTGTTTCCGAATCTGACAAATAAGCCACTCAACCTGAATCAGCTTGATCAAGGATTGGATCAGGCGAATCGTCTGCGTTCTAACAAAACTACCCTTGATATCCTGCCCGGTACTGTTAACGGCGGCTCGATTATCAAATTGTACAATCAGCATACTTCCCCGTGGAGAATAACCACCACAACCGATAATTACGGGCAGAAAAATACAGGAAAATGGATCAACCGTCTGAGTGCCAGTATCGACAGTCCACTGGGGCTATCTGATTTTATCAGTCTGAGCGGCAGCAGCACCATTGATAAACCCAATACCCAGTACAACCGCGCCTATACCCTGCTCTATTCGATCCCTTATGGTTCTTTAACGTTCAGCGGATTCAACAGCTATTCCCAATATACCAGTCACCCCCATTTAAATTTAAACCGGGTCGAACTGCACGGAAACTCACAACAAACAGGAATTCGTACCGATTGGGTCTTTCATCGTAGCCAATCGCAGATTAGCACATTAAACACCCAGTTAATTTATAAGGATTACAACAACTATTTTAATGAGTCCAGAATTGGTGTCAGCAGCCAGACACTGAGTATATTCGAACTGGGTATTAGCCATTTACAACTTATTCCTGCCGGGATTATTTCCCTCGATATAGGAATTGCGCAGGGAATGCCGTGGTTTAGCAATCAAACTGCCACCAGCCACCTGAATACAACATTTACCAAAGGGAAATTTTCAGCCAACTGGCAGCAGCGTTTTAAATTCCTGGATACGTCTTATCAATTTAATAGCCAATTTCATACCCAATACAGTCGGGATGGGCTGCCGGGTGTTGAGTGGCTCACTGTGACCGACCGCAATGCGGTACGGGGATTTAGCAAAAACGTGTTATCAGGAGATAACGGCTGGTATCTCAGGAATACATTTTCACATTCAATCCCGATTTCCAACGCCTCACTTTCTCTGCGAGCGGGGATGGATATCGGCCAGACAAAAGGCTATCGCAGTCAGTATGGCAAGCGAAGCAGCGCCGGATTGAGTGCCGGACTGACTCTACGCTATCAGAACCTGTTTGCAGATATTGAAGTAAGCCGGGGCAAGTTGCTATCTCATCAACAACCCAGAGATTCTGATGAACCCACGCAACTGCTCACCCGATTTTCTTACACTTTTTAG